GAAAAAGCATGGACTGGTCTCTCTCTTCTTTGTGTATTTTACTTTTAACTGTTTTAATTTGCACACAGCAATAATGATGGTGGTAACAATCTCTGAGATCTTGAAGAACACTGGACTGACTACAAATAAGAGTAAGTTCTTTTTTTCATGATGATAGAAAAGTTTTCAATCTAATTCAAGTCTGTTTTTTTATTATTATTATTGTTCAGAAGTGTTGACATCCACTGTGGGAATGAAGGATGAGGCCAAAGAAAAGATGGTTCAGAAAGCAAAGGCAAGTTTCACTACTTTAGCATCATCCTCCCTTTTGTGTAACATTTTGATTTCTTATTTTTTCATTATGTTTTACGCAGATTGAGATTGTGCTGGGGAAATCAGACAAGTTTGACTCTTTGGTGCCACCTGTGACCAGTGGCAAGACTTATTCTTTTTTTTATAGGTTTTGGTTATGATTTGGAACGGAGATAATTTTTTGATTGACTGATAAGAAACACCACATAAGAATGATCGTTCTATGTTTTTTTTAAATATGTCTTTTTTTTGTTTTTTTGTTTCAGTTGTGACAAATGGAACATAATATTTTAGATATGTATGTAATAAGTAAAATGATGATTGAAAAAAAAATTCTGGGTTTTGAAATTGACGTCGGTTTAGTCATGTGATGGCGTATTGGGTGAATTTTGCTGATGATTTGACAGATTATAAATGATTAATCTTTGTGTTTCCGTTCAAATTTGATGAAGGTAGTTTTGTTGGTAACTGACAAATCGAAATGGTTTAAGGCAGAACGTTTCACATGACTATAAGCATTATTGTATCTGTTCACTGTTTGTTTTTGTGAATGCCAAAGTAAGTCTTGAGTAAACTCCTGTTGTGTCTTCGTTTTGGTGCAGTGCAACGAGATCAGAAAGATGAGTCATAAGCTTACTCATGATTGGAAAACCAGTAGTTGACAACCATCAAGAAGAAGACGATAACGAAATAGATGACGCTGATGATGCAGACAATGCAGAGGACTCCGATGAAAAAGAATTCGAGCAAGAAACCAGTAATAATCCTCATAACATACAAAAAAGTTTTTTTTTTAATGCTATT
This genomic interval from Brassica oleracea var. oleracea cultivar TO1000 chromosome C2, BOL, whole genome shotgun sequence contains the following:
- the LOC106323911 gene encoding uncharacterized protein At2g34160-like; translation: MAMEIATPAPAPITSPEINIILSPAKTETHKKNMIQVSNTKKPLFFDVNLAKRCIQQHNEVELSALHTAIMMVVTISEILKNTGLTTNKKVLTSTVGMKDEAKEKMVQKAKIEIVLGKSDKFDSLVPPVTSGKTYSFFYRFWL